From the genome of bacterium:
TAATCAACGAGATAAACACGCAGGCGCGCAGCCGATATGAGCAGACATTCGTTTCCGTTCGCGAGGAGTTCCGCAGGACGTTCACGTTTTTCTTTCCGGGCGGCGAGGCCGACCTCAAACTCGAAAACCCTTCGGACCCTTTCAACTCCCCCATACAGATAACGGCCCGGCCCGAAGGAAAACAGCTCAAGCGTCTTGCCCAGCTTTCGGACGGCGAACGCACCATGCTCGGCATCTCTCTCCTTTTCGCGTTTTATGCCGTTCGCCCCGCCCCCTTCATCTTCGTAGACGAGCTTGACGCTCCGCTCGACGACAACAACGTGCTAAAATTCGCCTCGTTTCTTGCGAGGGTAAGGGACAGGATTCAGGTGTTCGTCATAACACACAACAAACGGACGATGGAGAAAGCGGATACCATATACGGCGTTACAATGGAGGAACCCGGGGTCTCAAAGATAATCTCGGTAAAGCTCAAGGACGTCAAGCGCCAGCATGTTGCCGTGGCAGAAGCTTAAACAAAGTTTCTCAACGCTCGCCGAAAAGCTTGCCGGGGCTTTCAAGCGAGCGGACAGCGAGGGTCTCGAAGAGACACTCATAGAAGCAGACATCGGCGTTGAACGGACGCAGGAGCTGGTCCGCCTCTCAGCCGGAAGCAAGGAGCGGCTCGCTCTGCTCCTCATCCAAGCGCTTAAGGAATCCGGGAAGGTCCTCGAGCTATCAGCCAAACCGAGCGTTATCATGCTTGCAGGAACCAACGGCTCAGGCAAGACTACGACCGTTGCGAAGCTCGCGGCCCTCCTCAGTTCCCGAAAGGTGCTTATCGCCGCGGCAGACACCTACCGCGACGCTGCAGGCGCTCAGCTTGAGCGCTGGGCTTTGCGGACTTCGACCGATCTCGTTACTTCCGTTTTGGGCCAGGATGCTGGCGCCGTGGTCTTCGACGCCCTCTCAAAGGCCTTAAGCAAGGATTACGGCGTAGTCCTAATCGACACAGCGGGCCGCCTGCATACCCGCAAGGATCTCATGGATGAAGCCCTCAAGA
Proteins encoded in this window:
- the ftsY gene encoding signal recognition particle-docking protein FtsY — protein: MLPWQKLKQSFSTLAEKLAGAFKRADSEGLEETLIEADIGVERTQELVRLSAGSKERLALLLIQALKESGKVLELSAKPSVIMLAGTNGSGKTTTVAKLAALLSSRKVLIAAADTYRDAAGAQLERWALRTSTDLVTSVLGQDAGAVVFDALSKALSKDYGVVLIDTAGRLHTRKDLMDEALKIKRVCSKVIPDAPHHVLLVMDASTGQNGLKQAEEFSKALGVTGLVVTKLDGTSKAGIVIPIVERLRVPIHYVGVGEGPEDLAPFSAEEFVRALLG